The Microcystis aeruginosa NIES-843 sequence AGGGAGTGGAAGGAACCACTCCAGACACAGAGGACACAAAGATTGATCGCTTCTATAGTAAGTTAAACTGATCACACAAAGAATAAGAGAGCCACATCTGATAACTGATAACTGATAACTGATAACTGTTATGAGCGGCTAATTTCTTCGAGAATAGCCATCGCTTCTGTCACCCTATCCCTAGGGATAAATAAATGATCGTGATAATAACCAGAAATGACATTGACGCTAATTGCTGCTTCGGCCAGTTTCTCGCTAATTACCGCTAAAAATCCCACCGCCGCTAAACTAGAATGCACAGAAAGAGTAATTTGTCTATAAATATATTTGTACTGTAAATTCTTGCGATCGGCTTGCTGACGGGGAATAATCACCGTTATGCCTTCCTCTTCCTGAAATTGGCAGATAGGAGTTAATTGTAGCTGTTCTAGTCCTGTTGCTGTTAGGGAAGAAAAAACGAATTCTTCGGGATTTAGGACTGGTTTCAGGGATTGGAGCAGAATATCGAGATTAGTTTCGCCTTCCTTTGGTTTTTCTGGCGATTTTTTCGCCGCATCCATACAATGATTGGCAGCAGCGTCAGCCAAACTATTTTTAGATCGTTCAATCCAGCGCCAGCTAATGCGATCGAATCGGGCAACTAATTGACAAGCACGCTGATAAAAGGGACGTAAACTATCGCTTTTTACCTTCCAGTCTCCCTTAACTTGATTGATGACTAATTGACTGTCTCCGCGAATTTCTAGGCTTTTTAAGCCTAATTCTTGGGCTTTTTCCAATCCAATAATCAATCCCGTGTATTCGGCCTCGTTATTAGTGGCTCTCTCCATATATCTAGTCGTGGTCAAGGAATTACCCTCGGCTAAAACTATTACCGCTGCACCGGCTGCTCTCCCCGGATTGCCGCGAGAACCACCATCAAAATAGAGAATTGCTGAATTATCGGTTTTTTGAGCTTTTTTATGCATAATTTTCGTCAATAAATCTTGTTATCTCCATTTTTATCTCTTTGACAATTCTAGGCGGTAGCGATTCTGGGATCGGCAAAGCGGACAAGGCAACAATAGCAAGATTTTAGCCGATCGCCGCTACCGGATAACTTTTTTTCTGCAAGTTATTGATAATAATTTGCAGTTGTTGGTTATACTGAGAACATCAGCCTAGAGTTATATTGCTAATAGTTCTCAATTAAAAGCCCCATGAGTATAGACAAATGGCCATCGAAAGGTGAGAAAATCTTCAATCTTAGTGCTTGGGAGCGCTGGCAGCTCTACCACCGGCTGCAGGCCCTGGACATTGAAGATAAATGCTCGCTCCATCAGCTTTTGCCGGTTCGCATCGATAGCCCCGCTCAACTTTTACAGCTGTGGATTGTCCTGCGACAGGTAGAGGCTTCCCGAGGCTGTTTAATCCGTTGACTGGAAACCTGTTGGCAGGCATAATCCTTGAGAAAAATTAGCAATCTGAGAGTAAAAAGTGAGAAAGTATGTCAAAATCTACAACTACCATGGTTCCCTTTCAAGCGGTCGGTCAATTCCTCGGTTTTGTCCTCAAGGACGGATATAAGGTAAAATACCTGAGAATTAGTGTTGATAAACGAGAATATTGGTTTAAGCCCGAAAAAACACTGCGAGACCACATACCTCTCAATATTGCTCTCCACTCATGGCTAAAAGTGACGGGAGAAAGTAGTCTTTGTTCAAAAAAGGGAAAATTAAAACTGAGGGTACTAGGGATTGAGCATTTATCTGGCGAAAAAACCCCAGAAGTCGCCCCGGCAAAAGCTAAAAAAGCCACCGTCTTAATCTGTCAGAAGTCCGATTGTTGGAAAAATGGCGGTGCGAGAGTCTGCCAAAGGTTAGAGAGTGGTTTAGAGGAAAAAGGACTGGGAGAAGCGGTGAATATTAAATTAACTGGCTGTTTAAAACAGTGCAAAAAAGGGCCGAATCTGGTGGTTATGCCCGATAAAAAGCATTATAATCAGGTAGCTCCCCAAGATGTCCCCTCCCTGATCGAGCGGCATTTTGCCACTTCTGAGCAAGAGAATACTGTATCAGTTTAACCGGAAATTTAATCGGCGATCGCTCTTGACAAATGCTCTTTTTTGTGCATCAAAGGGACGAAGTGCCTGAAATTGTAATCAATTAGGGGATAGAAAAGTCAATTCTTGCCACCGATAATTTATGACTGGTACCACTGCAACCTTGTTAATTTCTTGTCCCGACCAGATTGGTCTGGTGGCGAAAATCGCTAATTTTATCTACGCTAATGGCGGCAATATTATCCACGCCGACCAACACACGGATTTTTCGGCGGGATTGTTCCTGATGCGGATAGAATGGCAATTAGAAGGGTTTAATTTACCCCGTGGGATGATCGAACCAGCTTTCGCCGCTATTGCCAAACCTTTGCAGGCTAGTTGGTCCTTACATTTTTCCGATACTGTCCCGCGTCTAGCTATTTGGGTGACAAAACAGGATCATTGTCTCCTCGATTTATTATGGCGACAACACGGGGGAGAAATTAGGGCAGAAATTCCTTTAATTATTAGCAATCATCCAGAATTACACTCAGTTGCCAATCAATTCGGTATTGAGTTTCATCATATTCCCATTACCGCCGAAACCAAGATTGAACAGGAAGCCAGACAATTAGAGTTACTGCGGGAATACCGGATAGATTTAGTGATTTTAGCTAAATATATGCAGGTTCTCACTCCAGATTTTATTAACTTTTTCCCCAATATTATCAATATTCATCATTCTTTTTTACCGGCTTTTGCCGGAGCTAATCCCTATCAACGGGCTTACGATCGAGGGGTAAAAATTATTGGAGCCACCGCCCATTATATCACTGCCGATCTCGATCAGGGGCCAATTATCGAGCAGGATGTGGTCAGAGTTAGCCATCGCGATACCGTAGGAG is a genomic window containing:
- a CDS encoding ACT domain-containing protein: MHKKAQKTDNSAILYFDGGSRGNPGRAAGAAVIVLAEGNSLTTTRYMERATNNEAEYTGLIIGLEKAQELGLKSLEIRGDSQLVINQVKGDWKVKSDSLRPFYQRACQLVARFDRISWRWIERSKNSLADAAANHCMDAAKKSPEKPKEGETNLDILLQSLKPVLNPEEFVFSSLTATGLEQLQLTPICQFQEEEGITVIIPRQQADRKNLQYKYIYRQITLSVHSSLAAVGFLAVISEKLAEAAISVNVISGYYHDHLFIPRDRVTEAMAILEEISRS
- a CDS encoding Asr1405/Asl0597 family protein, producing MSIDKWPSKGEKIFNLSAWERWQLYHRLQALDIEDKCSLHQLLPVRIDSPAQLLQLWIVLRQVEASRGCLIR
- a CDS encoding (2Fe-2S) ferredoxin domain-containing protein, yielding MSKSTTTMVPFQAVGQFLGFVLKDGYKVKYLRISVDKREYWFKPEKTLRDHIPLNIALHSWLKVTGESSLCSKKGKLKLRVLGIEHLSGEKTPEVAPAKAKKATVLICQKSDCWKNGGARVCQRLESGLEEKGLGEAVNIKLTGCLKQCKKGPNLVVMPDKKHYNQVAPQDVPSLIERHFATSEQENTVSV
- the purU gene encoding formyltetrahydrofolate deformylase translates to MTGTTATLLISCPDQIGLVAKIANFIYANGGNIIHADQHTDFSAGLFLMRIEWQLEGFNLPRGMIEPAFAAIAKPLQASWSLHFSDTVPRLAIWVTKQDHCLLDLLWRQHGGEIRAEIPLIISNHPELHSVANQFGIEFHHIPITAETKIEQEARQLELLREYRIDLVILAKYMQVLTPDFINFFPNIINIHHSFLPAFAGANPYQRAYDRGVKIIGATAHYITADLDQGPIIEQDVVRVSHRDTVGDLIRQGKDLERVVLARAVRLHLQNRVLVYANRTVVFA